TTGCCGGTCTTGGCATCGGTCTGCCGCAGCACCTCGGCGGTGATCTCGACCAGGTAGCTGTCCAGATCGCCATTGTTCCACTCGGTGAACACATCGGCGATCGCCGGCGCGGTCAGACCTAGCCCGTCGCGCATCAGCTGGTAGGCCTCACCGATGAGCTGCATGTCGGAGTACTCGATGCCGTTGTGGACCATCTTGACGAAGTGCCCGGAGCCGTCCGGGCCAATGTGGGTGCAGCACGGCACGCCGTCGACATGCGCGGAGATCTCCTCGAGCAGCGGACCCAGCGATTGGTATGACTCGGCGGGTCCGCCGGGCATGATCGACGGCCCGTTCAACGCGCCCTCTTCGCCGCCGGAGATCCCGGCCCCGACGAAGTGCAAGCCCCGCTCACGCATCGCTTTCTCGCGGCGCATGGTGTCGGTGTACAACGCATTGCCGCCGTCGATGATGATGTCGCCGGGTTCCATGGCGTCAGCAAGTTCGTTGATGACAGCGTCAGCGTCAGTGGCCTCTCCGGCCTTGACCATGATCAGCACCCGACGCGGTTTTTCCAGTGCGGCAAGAAATTCGGGGATCGTTTCACTGCGCACGAACTTGCCGTCTGAGCTGTGCTCCTTAAGCAGCGCGTCGGTCTTGGCGACCGACCGATTGTGCACTGCCACGGTGTAGCCGTGCCGGGCGAAGTTTCGGGCGATGTTGGAACCCATCACGGCCAGGCCAGTGACGCCGATCTGCGCGATGCCGGCTGGCGATTCCGACGAACTCATGTCCTGCCTTTCAGTTGGGCCCGGCTTCGCTAGGCGATGAACAGCCGCTGCAGCTGCGTGAGCCACGGTACGGCCAGCGCGACGGTGGGCACCACCAGGACGGCGGCCGCAGCTAGATATGCGGCCGCGGACAGAACCGCGCTATTTCCACGCCCCGACAGCCGGCGCACGCGGAGCACCGTGCTGGGACCTCCGACGGCCAACGCACCCGACGGCGCCCGCCCGGACGCACAGGCGACCAATGCCCGAGCCAGGGGAGTGCGCCCGGCGGCGCGCACCGCGGCGTCATCGGCCAGGAGCTCGACGAGTAGCTGCACCGCCCCCAGCGCATTGGCGCTGCGGACCAACCGCGGGAAAGCCGCGTGCACCGCGGTAAACGCCTCCAGGACAAGATCGTGGCGGGCGCGTAGATGAGCCCGCTCATGGGTAAGGATCGCCGCGACCTCGGCGTCGGCGAGCGCGGTCAGTGTGCCTTCGCTGACCACAACCCGGCTACGCACACCGGGCAGACAGTAGGCAAGGGGCTGCGCGACGTCCAAGACCCGAAGGTCGCGGGCCCGCGCGCACGGCTGGGCAAGCGCGCCATTGTGTCCGACCCCGACGAGATCGACCACCATGCGGTGGTGTGCCCGTCGTCGTCGCGTGGCGGTGGCGACGCGCACCACGGCGACCGCCAGCCGGGCACCGACCAGCACAGTCAACGCAAAGACGGTGATGTAGGCCGCCCACAGCGGCCAGCCGAGGCGGCCGGCCGCGCCGACGAAGCTGGTCGTAGGGCGTCCGTCGGGACCGGGCATGAGCAGCCTGCTAGCGATCGCGATTCCGGCGCTGAACGACGACAGCACCGCGGCCAGGGCAATCGCCTGCCACAGCACCATGGCGGCGCGCGGTGCGCGCAGTGGCCACGTTGCCCGGGCTAGCAGGGCTGGGGTCGGGCCAGCCAGCAGCACCGCGAGGATGGTGAAGGCCAGCGCGGACACGCCGTTAGTCTCCCTCAAGTCTCCGTTGCCGCGCCAGCCGGTGGCCGATTGCCATGACCGGCTTCCAATTCGGCGAGCGCACGTCGTAGCGCATCCGCCTCGTCGGCACCGACTCGCTCGACGAAGTGCACCAGCGCGGCTTGCCTGCTGCCGGAGTCCTCGGCCTGAGCCAATGCATCGACCATCAGCCCGGCGACCAATTCGTCGCGGCCGTGCACGGGAGCGTAGCGGTGGGCTCGATCGTCGCGGATCTGCAGCACGAGGTTCTTCTTTGCCAACCGTTGCAGCACGGTCATCACCGTCGTGTAGGCAAGGTCGCGGCGCGCCGACAACGCTTCGTGGACTTGGCGAACGGTTTGGGGTTCCGTCCTGGACCACAAATGGTCCATGACCGCGCGTTCCAAATCCCCCAACCGTGTCAGCTTGGCCATTGTTCGTTCATCTCCTGCGGGTTGAAACCAGCGTACTCCGGCTTACTACTCGCTGTCGTATCCAAACCGGCGGGCGGCCGTACCGGGCCTATGCACCCGGCTCGCAAACATTACACGCTAACGCTTGCTAAATTAGGGCAGCCTTGCCTATCATTACTTCGTCGAGCCACAACGACCGCGGCCGAGTCCTGAGGGCTGCAGTGACCCCCGGTCGACTCGATCGGCGAGCCCCGTGCCTTGGTGCACGGGGCTCGCCCGTTGGTGTAGACACAAGGACGTGCAGCCATCGCCGGACTCACCCGCTCCGCTGAATGTCACCGTGCCGTTCGACAGCGAGTTGGGTTTGCAATTCACCGAACTGGGTCCCGACGGGGCCCGAGCGCAGCTCGACGTCCGGCCCAAGTTGTTGCAGCTGACGGGCGTCGTGCACGGCGGTGTCTACTGCGCGATGATCGAGAGCATCGCCAGCATGGCAGCCTTTGCCTGGCTCAATTCGCACGGCGAAGGCGGGAGTGTGGTCGGCGTTAACAATAATACGGATTTCGTGCGCTCCATCAGCTCAGGGATGGTGTATGGCACCGCCGAACCGCTGCATCGGGGTCGGCGGCAACAGCTGTGGCTGGTCACCATCACCGACGACACCGACCGGGTGGTCGCCCGCGGCCAAGTGCGGCTGCAGAACCTCGAGGCGCGGCCTTAACCCGCTCGAAACCGTTGAACCTGCCGCGGCGTGGCAGGATCGCAGAGCATGCGCCTGACGCCGCACGAACAGGAGCGTTTGCTGTTGTCCTACGCCGCCGAGTTGGCCCGCCGGCGTCGGGCCCGCGGCCTGCGCCTCAATCATCCGGAAGCCATCGCGGTGATCGCCGACCACATCCTGGAAGGCGCGCGTGACGGCCGCACCGTCGCAGAGTTGATGGCATCCGGGCGTGAGGTGCTCGGCCGTGACGATGTGATGGAGGGAGTGCCGGAGATGCTCGCCGAGGTACAGGTGGAGGCGACGTTTCCGGACGGCACCAAGTTGGTCACCGTGCATCAGCCGATCGCATGATTCCCGGAGAAATCTTTTACGGCAGTGGTGATATCGAGATGAACGCCGCGGCACTCTCCCGCCTGCAGATGCGGATCATCAACGCCGGCGATCGTCCGGTGCAGGTCGGTAGCCACGTCCATCTCCCGCAGGCCAATCGGGCGCTGTCATTCGACCGTGCGACGGCCCACGGCTACCGTCTGGACATCCCGGCGGCGACAGCGGTGCGCTTCGAGCCGGGCATTCCCCAAATCGTCGGGTTGGTTCCGTTGGGCGGACGGCGCGAGGTACCCGGTCTGACGCTAAATCCGCCCGGACGGTTGGACCGCTGATGGCGCGACTGTCAAGGGAGCGCTACGCACAGCTGTACGGACCTACCACCGGCGACCGGATACGGCTGGCCGACACCAACCTGCTGGTTGAGGTCACCGAAGACCGGTGTGGGGGACCGGGACTGGCCGGTGACGAGGCGGTGTTCGGCGGCGGCAAGGTGCTGCGCGAGTCCATGGGCCAGGGCCGTGCGAGCCGGGCCGACGGTGCCCCCGACACCGTGATCACCGGTGCGGTGATCATCGACTACTGGGGAATCATCAAGGCCGACATCGGGATTCGCGATGGCCGCATCGTCGGGATCGGAAAGGCCGGCAATCCCGACATCATGACAGGTGTGCATCGGGATCTCGTCGTCGGGCCGTCCACCGAAATCATCAGCGGCAACCGTCGAATCGTCACCGCAGGCACCGTCGACTGTCACGTGCACTTGATCTGTCCGCAGATCATCGTCGAAGCCTTGGCCGCGGGCACCACCACGATCATCGGCGGTGGCACCGGACCCGCCGAGGGCACCAAGGCCACCACAGTCACTCCCGGCGAGTGGCACCTGGCCCGGATGCTGGAGTCACTGGACGGTTGGCCGGTGAACTTCGCGCTGCTCGGCAAGGGAAACACCGTGAATCCCGACGCACTGTGGGAACAGTTGCGCGGTGGCGCATCGGGTTTCAAACTCCACGAAGACTGGGGATCGACCCCGGCGGCCATCGACACCTGCTTGGCGGTCGCCGACGTGGCCGGGGTGCAGGTTGCGCTGCACTCCGACACTCTCAATGAGACCGGATTCGTCGAGGACACCATCGGCGCGATCGCCGGACGTTCGATTCACGCCTACCACACCGAGGGCGCCGGCGGCGGGCACGCACCGGACATCATTACCGTCGCGGCGCAACCGAATGTACTGCCCAGCTCGACCAATCCGACCCGCCCGCATACGGTGAACACCCTTGACGAGCATCTCGACATGCTGATGGTGTGCCACCACCTCAACCCCCGGATCCCGGAGGACCTCGCGTTTGCCGAAAGCCGGATCCGACCGTCCACCATTGCGGCAGAAGATGTGTTGCACGATATGGGGGCAATCTCGATGATTGGCAGCGATTCCCAGGCGATGGGCCGTGTCGGCGAGGTGGTGCTGCGCACCTGGCAGACCGCGCACGTGATGAAAGCCCGCCGCGGGGCACTGGAAGGTGACCCGTCTGGTAGCCAAGCCGCCGACAACAACCGGGTCCGCCGCTACATCGCCAAATACACCATCTGCCCGGCCATCGCACACGGCATGGATCACCTGATCGGTTCGGTGGAGGTGGGAAAGTTGGCCGACCTGGTGTTGTGGGAGCCGGCGTTTTTCGGGGTTCGCCCGCACGTCGTGCTCAAAGGTGGGGCGATCGCCTGGGCAGCGATGGGCGATGCGAACGCGTCAATCCCGACCCCGCAACCGGTGCTCCCGCGACCGATGTTCGGCGCGGCCGCGGCAACCGCGGCGGCGACCTCGGTGCACTTCGTCGCGCCGCAATCCATCGACGCGCGCCTGGCGGACCGGCTCGCGGTCAATCGGGGACTAGCGCCGGTGGCCGACGTGCGCGCAGTGGGCAAGACCGACCTGCCGCTCAATGATGCCCTACCGAGCATCGAGGTCGATCCCGACACCTTCACCGTGCGAATCGACGGCCAGGTGTGGCAACCGCAGCCGGCCGCCGAACTACCTATGACACAACGGTATTTCCTGTTCTAATGACCTCGCTGGCCGTGCTGCTCACCCTCGCCGACTCGCGGCTGCCCACGGGTGCGCACGTGCACTCGGGCGGCATCGAAGAAGCCATCGCCGCCGGCATGGTGACCGGCCTGGCCACCCTGGAAGCGTTCCTGAAACGGCGGGTCCGCACCCACGGCCTGCTGACGGCGTCCATCGCGGCCGCGGTGCACCGGGGCGAGCTGGCCGTCGACGACGCCGACCGGGAAACCGACGCGCGCACACCGGCTCCCGCGGCCAGACACGCCTCACGCAGCCAGGGCCGCGGGCTGATCAGGCTGGCACGGCGGGTGTGGCCCGATTCCGGCTGGGAGGAACTGGGCCCGAGGCCGCATCTGGCGGTTGTGGCCGGACGGGTCGGCGCGCTGAGCGGGCTGGCGCCCGAGCACAACGCCTTGCACCTCGTCTACATCACAATGACCGGCTCGGCCATCGCCGCCCAGCGACTGCTGGCGCTAGATCCCGCCGAAGTGACCGTGGTGACCTTCCAGCTGTCCGAACTGTGCGAGCAGATCGCGCAGGAGGCCACAGCCGGACTGGCAGACTTGTCTGATCCGCTGCTGGACACGCTCGCCCAGCGGCATGACGAGCGCGTGCGTCCCCTGTTCGTTTCCTGAAAGGTAAGGCATGGCAACGCATTCCCATCCCCACTCGCACACCGTGCCCGCTCGGCCAAGGCGGGTCCGCAAACCGGGCGAGCCACTGCGCATCGGCGTCGGCGGCCCGGTCGGCTCCGGCAAGACCGCACTGGTGGCGGCGCTGTGCCGGCAATTGCGGGGAGAGCTGTCGCTGGCGGTGCTGACCAACGACATCTACACCACCGAAGACGCCGACTTCTTGCGCACACATGCGGTGCTGCCAGACGACCGGATCGCGGCCGTGCAGACCGGCGGCTGCCCGCACACCGCGATCCGCGACGACATCACCGCCAACCTGGATGCGATCGACGAGTTGATGGCCGCCCACGACGCGTTGGACCTGATCCTGGTCGAATCCGGCGGCGATAACCTCACGGCCACCTTCTCTTCGGGGCTGGTGGATGCGCAGATCTTCGTCATTGACGTTGCCGGCGGCGACAAGGTGCCGCGCAAGGGCGGGCCGGGGGTGACCTATTCGGATTTGTTGGTAGTCAACAAGACTGACCTGGCTGCATTGGTGGGCGCCGACCTGGCGGTGATGGCCCGCGATGCGGACGCGGTGCGCGACGGCCGCCCGACGGTGCTGCAATCGTTGACCGAGGACCCAGCTGCCAGCGATGTCGTGGCCTGGGTTCGTAGTCAACTGGCCGCCGATGGAGTCTAGTGTTCTGGTGGTCGCGTCGCCGAATCGGTTGCCGCGCATCGACTGTCGGGGCGGTGTCCAGGCACGCCGAACCGCGCCCGACACGGTGCACCTGGTGTCGGCGGCCGCGACCCCGCTGGGCGGTGACACCATGAGAATCCGGGTGATCGTGGAACGGGGTGCCCAGCTACGGCTGCGTAGTGCCGCCGCGACGGTGGCCTTGCCCGGCGTGGATACCCTGACGTCGCATGCTCACTGGGAGATCGACGTGACCGGCACCCTGGATGTGGACCTGGAGCCGACGGTCGTCGCCGCCTCAGCCCGGCATCTGTCGCATGCCACCTTGCGCCTGCACGACGACGGTCGGGTCCGCTTGCGCGAGCGCGTGCAGATTGGCAGATGCAATGAGCGCGAAGGATTTTGGTCGTCATCGCTGCAGGCCGATCGGCATGGTCGTCCCCTGCTGCGGCACCGGGTGGAACTGGGTGCCGGGTCTTTGGCCGACGACGTCATTGCGGCGCCGCGCGCCACTATCAGCGAGCTGCGCTATCCGGCGACGGCATTCACCGACGCCATCGACGCACGGTCGACCGTTTTGGCGTTGGCGGGTGGCGGAACACTGAGTACCTGGCAGGCTGACCGGTTGCCTGGCTAACGCTAGCTGGCCACCTTAGCGCTTGCCGCTGAGCCCTGCGCCTCGGCGGCCAGCTCGGCCAGCTGTTCGAGCCGCGTTCGCGCAAATGCCTGCTGGTCGGTGATGGTCAGCTGGCCGCGGCGAGTACTGAGGAAAGTCACCGTCCACGACAGCAGAGTGGTGATCTTGGTCTTGAACCCGATCAGGTACGCCAGGTGCAGCACCAGCCAAATCAGCCAGGCGATAAAGCCGCTGAACTCAACGGGACCGATCTTGGCCACCGCCGAAAACCTCGAAACCGTGGCCATCGATCCCTTGTCGAAGTACTGGAATGGCTCACGCTCCGCCGGGTTGGCGCCGGCCAGTTCGGCCTTGATCGTGCTGGCGACGTATTTCGCCCCCTGGATGGCGCCCTGCGCCACACCCGGCACACCCTCCACAGCGGCCATATCGCCCACCACGAACACGTTCGGGTACCCGGGAATGGACAGGTCGGGCAGCACTTGGACCCGGCCGGCCCGGTCGAGCTCAACCCGTGATTGCTCGGCAAGGTCCCTGCCCAACCGACTGGCCGAAACCCCGGCCGACCAGACCTTGCAGGCCGACTCGATGCGCCGGACGGTGCCGTCGGAGTCCTTGACGGTGATGCCGTTGCGGTCGACGTCGGTGACCATCGCACCCAGCTGGATTTCCACGCCCAGCTTCTGCAACCGGGCAGCCGCCCGCTGACCGAGCTTTGCGCCCATCGGTGGCAGCACCGCCGGGGCGGCGTCAAGCAGAATCACCCGCGCCTTGGTCGAGTCGATGTGCCGGAATGCGCCCTTCAACGTGTGCTCGGCCAGCTCGGCGATCTGTCCGGCCATTTCAACACCGGTGGGGCCAGCCCCGACAACGGTGAATGTCAGTAGCTTGGCCCGCCGTTCCGGATCGCTGGACCGTTCGGCTTGCTCGAAAGCGCTCAATATGCGGCCACGCAACTCCAACGCGTCGTCGATGGACTTCATGCCGGGTGCGAATTCGGCGAAATGGTCGTTGCCGAAATAAGACTGGCCAGCACCCGCGGCGACGATCAGGCTGTCGTAGGGGGTTTGGTAGGTGTGACCGAGCAATTCCGAGACGACGCACTGCCCGGCCAGGTCGATGTGGGTGACGTTGCCCAACAGTACCTGGACATTGCGCTGCTTACGCAGCACGACCCGGGTCGGCGGAGCGATTTCTCCCTCGGAGATAATCCCGGTGGCCACTTGGTACAGCAGCGGCTGGAACAGGTGATGGGTGGTGCGCGCGATCAGCTTGATGTCAACGTCGGCCCGCTTGAGCTTCTTTGCCGCGTTTAGCCCGCCGAACCCAGATCCGATGATCACAACTCGATGCCTACGAGGTGGTTGCGCTGTGGGTTCTTGCTGGGGACTCATGTTCCGCTGCTCCTGACGGGGTCACCTCGATGAGCGAGTTCAGTTAGCTACTACGGTAGTCAACCCGACCGCTGCAGGCCCAGTTGAGGACATGTGTCATCAGCCACACCACAGCGTGCCTGCGTCACCGGCCCCCGGTGGCTACACACCCAGCAGCGGGCGCAGCGCTTCAGCGGCGGTGGTGATGACCCCGGGCAGATAGCCGTGCGGAGCCAAGTTGATGATTAATCCGTCGACACCGGCATCGAGCACCTTGGCCTGAATTTGGTCGGCGATCTGTGCCGGGCTGCCCACCACCACGCGACCGCTCATCTCCGCGGGAATCGCATCTGGCGAGAGTGTCTCGTCGATCATCACCGTCAACAGCAGGCTGGTCTGAAGCGTCGACCGGTCCCGGCCGGCCTCGTCGCACCGCGCGGCCAGCGCCCGCATCTTGCGCGGCAGCTCGTCGACCGCCGCCACGATGTTGAGATGGTCGGCAAAGCGGGCGGCGATCGCGAATGTCTTTTTCTCACCACCGCCGCCGATCAAGATTGGGATGCGGTCGCGATACCGCGGCTCGGCCATCGCCGATTCGGTGGTGTACCAATCGCCGAAAAACGTTGGGCGCTCACCCTTGACCATTGGCTCGAGGATCTGTAGCGCCTCTTCGAGCCGGTTGAACCGGTCACTGAAAGTGCCGAACTCGAAGCCGAGCTGGCGGTGTTCCAGCTCAAACCAACCGGCTCCAATGCCGAGGATCGCTCGACCGGCGCTAACCACGTCGAGCGTGGTGATGATCTTTGCCAGCAGGGTCGGGCTGCGGTAGGTATTGCCGGTCACCAACGCGCCCAGTTGCAGCCGCTCGGTCGCCGTGGCCAGCGCACCAAGGGCCGTGTAGGCCTCCAGCATCGGCTGGTCGGGCGTCCCCAACATGGGCAGTTGGTAGAAGTGGTCCATCACAAACAGGGAGTCGTAACCAGCCGCTTCGGCCTCACGCGCTTGAGCGATGACGGACGGGAAAAGCTTCTCCACCCCTGTGCCGTAGGAGAAGTTGGGGATCTGTAGACCCAGCCGAATAGTCACACTACCTACCGTAGCGATCGGCCGGTGAAGCGAAAGGTTCAGCCGAAGTGAGCCAGCGCGCCGTGGCTGACGTGCAGCGTCTGGCCGGTGATGTGGCGAGCCGCAGGGGTGGTAAGGAACAGCGCCAGCCGCGCAATCTCGGCCGCGACGGGCGCGGGTGTGCGCGAAAGCCCTTCGTAACCGGTCTGCACGCTGCGGCCGCAAGCGACTGTATTGATGGTGATCCCGCGCGTGCCGAAAACGGCGGCCTGGCCCGCGATCCAATTCGAGAGGGCCGCTTTGATCGCGGACTCGGCGCCACCGGCAGGCGGGTTCTCCGCCACCACGCTGACAATCGAGCCGCCGGAGCGCAGGTGATCGCCCACGGATTGCACCGTCAGCACCACCGAGAGCACCGTCGCGTCGAGCGCATTGCGCCAGGCGTTGGCCGTGTCGGACACCGAGTAGGCGCGCGGGTCACCGGCATCCCAGGACGGCGCTGGCACGTTGACGATGGTGTCCAGGTGACGGGGGAACAGTCCCCGTGCCTCGGTGAGGCTGGTCGGGTCGGTGGTGTCGCACACAACGGCGTCCACGTCGAGTTCCTTCGCGGCGACCTCGAGGTCGCCGCGGCGGGCACCCACCAGGGTGACCTTGTGGCCGTCGTTGCGAAAGCCTTCAGCCATTGTGCGCCCGAGATCGGTATCCCCGCCGGTGACCAGCACCTCCACTGCCATGACCTCCTCGTGTTCAACGCTGAACCCAGACCCTGGACCGTTGCCTGGAATCGCATCGTGATGGCGTAAGCTCCGGTAGATGTTACTGGACAGTAGCTATTCGGGGAAACTCCGCACCGCCACGACGCGCAGACGATCTTGGTAACCATTAGGTTTGGCCAGTGCGTTGGATCGGACTGTCAACTGGCCTAGTGTCAGCGATGCTGGTCGCGGGCCTGGTGGCATGTGGATCGAATTCACCCGCATCGTCGCCAGCCGGGCCGACGCAGGGTGCCCGGTCGATCGTGGTGTTCGCGGCTGCCTCGCTGCAGTCTGCGTTCACTCAGATCGGTGAGCAGTTCAAAGCCGGCAACCCAGGGGTTAACGTCAACTTCGCTTTCGCTGGTTCTTCTGAGTTGGCCACCCAGCTGACCCAGGGCGCGACCGCCGACGTCTTTGCATCTGCGGACACCGCGCAAATGGACAGTGTGGCCAAGGCGGGGTTGCTGGCCGGTCATCCGACAAACTTCGCCACCAACACGATGGTCATCGTTGCCGCCGCAGGCAATCCCAAGAAGATCCGATCTTTTGCCGACCTCACGCGGCCGGGGCTCAACGTGGTGGTCTGCCAGCCGTCGGTGCCATGCGGATCGGCGACCCGGCGCATCGAAGATGCAACCGGGATTCATCTCAACCCGGTCAGTGAGGAACTTAGCGTGACCGACGTTCTGAACAAGGTCATCACCGGGCAAGCCGATGCCGGGCTGGTCTATGTCAGTGACGCGCTCAGCGTTGCCACCAAAGTGACGTGTGTCAGATTTCCCGAAGCCGCGGGTGTGGTCAATGTCTACGCCATCGCGGTGCTAAAGCGGACCTCCCAGCCCGCTCTGGCCCGGCAGTTCGTGGCCATGGTGACCGCTGCGGCAGGTCGGCGGATCCTGGATCAGTCGGGTTTCGCCAAGCCCTGACGATGCACCCGCCTACGG
Above is a window of Mycobacterium tuberculosis H37Rv DNA encoding:
- the gnd1 gene encoding 6-phosphogluconate dehydrogenase gives rise to the protein MSSSESPAGIAQIGVTGLAVMGSNIARNFARHGYTVAVHNRSVAKTDALLKEHSSDGKFVRSETIPEFLAALEKPRRVLIMVKAGEATDADAVINELADAMEPGDIIIDGGNALYTDTMRREKAMRERGLHFVGAGISGGEEGALNGPSIMPGGPAESYQSLGPLLEEISAHVDGVPCCTHIGPDGSGHFVKMVHNGIEYSDMQLIGEAYQLMRDGLGLTAPAIADVFTEWNNGDLDSYLVEITAEVLRQTDAKTGKPLVDVIVDRAEQKGTGRWTVKSALDLGVPVTGIAEAVFARALSGSVGQRSAASGLASGKLGEQPADPATFTEDVRQALYASKIVAYAQGFNQIQAGSAEFGWDITPGDLATIWRGGCIIRAKFLNHIKEAFDASPNLASLIVAPYFRGAVESAIDSWRRVVSTAAQLGIPTPGFSSALSYYDALRTARLPAALTQAQRDFFGAHTYGRIDEPGKFHTLWSSDRTEVPV
- the blaR gene encoding sensor-transducer protein BlaR, with the translated sequence MSALAFTILAVLLAGPTPALLARATWPLRAPRAAMVLWQAIALAAVLSSFSAGIAIASRLLMPGPDGRPTTSFVGAAGRLGWPLWAAYITVFALTVLVGARLAVAVVRVATATRRRRAHHRMVVDLVGVGHNGALAQPCARARDLRVLDVAQPLAYCLPGVRSRVVVSEGTLTALADAEVAAILTHERAHLRARHDLVLEAFTAVHAAFPRLVRSANALGAVQLLVELLADDAAVRAAGRTPLARALVACASGRAPSGALAVGGPSTVLRVRRLSGRGNSAVLSAAAYLAAAAVLVVPTVALAVPWLTQLQRLFIA
- the blaI gene encoding transcriptional repressor BlaI, whose product is MAKLTRLGDLERAVMDHLWSRTEPQTVRQVHEALSARRDLAYTTVMTVLQRLAKKNLVLQIRDDRAHRYAPVHGRDELVAGLMVDALAQAEDSGSRQAALVHFVERVGADEADALRRALAELEAGHGNRPPAGAATET
- a CDS encoding esterase, translated to MQPSPDSPAPLNVTVPFDSELGLQFTELGPDGARAQLDVRPKLLQLTGVVHGGVYCAMIESIASMAAFAWLNSHGEGGSVVGVNNNTDFVRSISSGMVYGTAEPLHRGRRQQLWLVTITDDTDRVVARGQVRLQNLEARP
- the ureA gene encoding urease subunit gamma (UreA (urea amidohydrolase)) → MRLTPHEQERLLLSYAAELARRRRARGLRLNHPEAIAVIADHILEGARDGRTVAELMASGREVLGRDDVMEGVPEMLAEVQVEATFPDGTKLVTVHQPIA
- the ureB gene encoding urease subunit beta (UreB, (urea amidohydrolase)), producing the protein MIPGEIFYGSGDIEMNAAALSRLQMRIINAGDRPVQVGSHVHLPQANRALSFDRATAHGYRLDIPAATAVRFEPGIPQIVGLVPLGGRREVPGLTLNPPGRLDR
- the ureC gene encoding urease subunit alpha (UreC (urea amidohydrolase)); amino-acid sequence: MARLSRERYAQLYGPTTGDRIRLADTNLLVEVTEDRCGGPGLAGDEAVFGGGKVLRESMGQGRASRADGAPDTVITGAVIIDYWGIIKADIGIRDGRIVGIGKAGNPDIMTGVHRDLVVGPSTEIISGNRRIVTAGTVDCHVHLICPQIIVEALAAGTTTIIGGGTGPAEGTKATTVTPGEWHLARMLESLDGWPVNFALLGKGNTVNPDALWEQLRGGASGFKLHEDWGSTPAAIDTCLAVADVAGVQVALHSDTLNETGFVEDTIGAIAGRSIHAYHTEGAGGGHAPDIITVAAQPNVLPSSTNPTRPHTVNTLDEHLDMLMVCHHLNPRIPEDLAFAESRIRPSTIAAEDVLHDMGAISMIGSDSQAMGRVGEVVLRTWQTAHVMKARRGALEGDPSGSQAADNNRVRRYIAKYTICPAIAHGMDHLIGSVEVGKLADLVLWEPAFFGVRPHVVLKGGAIAWAAMGDANASIPTPQPVLPRPMFGAAAATAAATSVHFVAPQSIDARLADRLAVNRGLAPVADVRAVGKTDLPLNDALPSIEVDPDTFTVRIDGQVWQPQPAAELPMTQRYFLF
- the ureF gene encoding urease accessory protein UreF; translation: MTSLAVLLTLADSRLPTGAHVHSGGIEEAIAAGMVTGLATLEAFLKRRVRTHGLLTASIAAAVHRGELAVDDADRETDARTPAPAARHASRSQGRGLIRLARRVWPDSGWEELGPRPHLAVVAGRVGALSGLAPEHNALHLVYITMTGSAIAAQRLLALDPAEVTVVTFQLSELCEQIAQEATAGLADLSDPLLDTLAQRHDERVRPLFVS
- the ureG gene encoding urease accessory protein UreG; this encodes MATHSHPHSHTVPARPRRVRKPGEPLRIGVGGPVGSGKTALVAALCRQLRGELSLAVLTNDIYTTEDADFLRTHAVLPDDRIAAVQTGGCPHTAIRDDITANLDAIDELMAAHDALDLILVESGGDNLTATFSSGLVDAQIFVIDVAGGDKVPRKGGPGVTYSDLLVVNKTDLAALVGADLAVMARDADAVRDGRPTVLQSLTEDPAASDVVAWVRSQLAADGV
- the ureD gene encoding urease accessory protein UreD, with amino-acid sequence MVASPNRLPRIDCRGGVQARRTAPDTVHLVSAAATPLGGDTMRIRVIVERGAQLRLRSAAATVALPGVDTLTSHAHWEIDVTGTLDVDLEPTVVAASARHLSHATLRLHDDGRVRLRERVQIGRCNEREGFWSSSLQADRHGRPLLRHRVELGAGSLADDVIAAPRATISELRYPATAFTDAIDARSTVLALAGGGTLSTWQADRLPG
- the ndh gene encoding NADH dehydrogenase — encoded protein: MSPQQEPTAQPPRRHRVVIIGSGFGGLNAAKKLKRADVDIKLIARTTHHLFQPLLYQVATGIISEGEIAPPTRVVLRKQRNVQVLLGNVTHIDLAGQCVVSELLGHTYQTPYDSLIVAAGAGQSYFGNDHFAEFAPGMKSIDDALELRGRILSAFEQAERSSDPERRAKLLTFTVVGAGPTGVEMAGQIAELAEHTLKGAFRHIDSTKARVILLDAAPAVLPPMGAKLGQRAAARLQKLGVEIQLGAMVTDVDRNGITVKDSDGTVRRIESACKVWSAGVSASRLGRDLAEQSRVELDRAGRVQVLPDLSIPGYPNVFVVGDMAAVEGVPGVAQGAIQGAKYVASTIKAELAGANPAEREPFQYFDKGSMATVSRFSAVAKIGPVEFSGFIAWLIWLVLHLAYLIGFKTKITTLLSWTVTFLSTRRGQLTITDQQAFARTRLEQLAELAAEAQGSAASAKVAS
- a CDS encoding oxidoreductase gives rise to the protein MTIRLGLQIPNFSYGTGVEKLFPSVIAQAREAEAAGYDSLFVMDHFYQLPMLGTPDQPMLEAYTALGALATATERLQLGALVTGNTYRSPTLLAKIITTLDVVSAGRAILGIGAGWFELEHRQLGFEFGTFSDRFNRLEEALQILEPMVKGERPTFFGDWYTTESAMAEPRYRDRIPILIGGGGEKKTFAIAARFADHLNIVAAVDELPRKMRALAARCDEAGRDRSTLQTSLLLTVMIDETLSPDAIPAEMSGRVVVGSPAQIADQIQAKVLDAGVDGLIINLAPHGYLPGVITTAAEALRPLLGV
- a CDS encoding oxidoreductase, with the protein product MAVEVLVTGGDTDLGRTMAEGFRNDGHKVTLVGARRGDLEVAAKELDVDAVVCDTTDPTSLTEARGLFPRHLDTIVNVPAPSWDAGDPRAYSVSDTANAWRNALDATVLSVVLTVQSVGDHLRSGGSIVSVVAENPPAGGAESAIKAALSNWIAGQAAVFGTRGITINTVACGRSVQTGYEGLSRTPAPVAAEIARLALFLTTPAARHITGQTLHVSHGALAHFG